The following DNA comes from Armatimonadota bacterium.
CAGTACAAGCTGTTGCGCACGGAGTAGAACTCGTTGAGCGATCCCAGGGCGCGGCGAGTTGCCGCGTGCCGGTGAATGACGGTCGCGCCCGGCACGTAGAGGCATCGCCAACCCGCCAGCTGGGCGCGGAAGCTGAGATCCACGTCCTCCGCGAGCATGAAGAAGTCGTCGTCGAACAGCCCCACCGCCTGCAGCATGCGGCGGCGGTAGAGGGCCGCGCCGGCGCAGGCGCCGAAGACGTATCGGGGCTGTGCGAACTCCGGGCGCTCGGGCTCGCCGAATCCAATGTCGGCCGCGTGTCCGCGGGGGAGGAAAACCTGGCCGGCGGAGTTGATCAAGCCGTTGGGAAACAGCATCTTGGACGCGCACCAGCCAACCTCCGGGTGCTGCTCGATCGCTGGCACCAGCTCCGCCAGCCAGTCGGGCGCGGGCTCGGCGTCCGAATTGAGCAGCGCCACGTAGGGCGCGCGGGTGGCGCGGATGCCACTGTTGACCGCGCCGGCGAACCCGAGGCCGCGCGGAAGTTGCAGGATACCTACCGCGGGGAAGTCGCACCGGACACGGGCGATGCAATCGTCGGTCGAGGCGTCGTCCACCACCAAGGTCGAGAAACCGCGATAGGTCTGCGCCTCCAGGGCCGCCAAGCAGCCGGGCAGGACGGCGCGACCATTGCGGTTCGGTATGATGACGTCAACACATGCCACGCCTGGCTCTTCTGTCCGTCCCGCGCGGCCTCCTGCAGCGCGCCGCCGTGCGTCGTCTCATGGTTGACCACGCTGCAGGCGATGCCGGCAGGAGCCGGTGCCGGCGGCATGCGGCTTCCGCGCGGCTGCGCCCACCCAGGTCTCGGTTTGCTTGACACCACCTCGCGGGGTTAACTATACTTTACCCGAGGCGCGGATTCGCAGGCCAGGCGCCCCGCAGGGTGACCGGGCCGGCGAACGCGAAGGAAGGTTGCGCCCCGCATGTTCTCCGAGATTCGGGCAGACCTCACGGCCGCGCTGGCGCGCGACCCGGCGGCGCGCAGCAGGATCGAGGTGCTGCTGTGCTATGCGGGAGTGCGCGCCATCCTCATGCATCGCGTGGCGCACTGGGTCTGGAACCACCGGCTGCACTTTCTGGCGCGCTGCCTGTCGGAGTTCGCTCGCTTTCTCAACGCCATCGAGATCCACCCCGCGGCTCGCATCGGGCGCGAGGTCTTCATAGACCACGGCACCGGCGTGGTTATCGGCGAGACCGCGGAAGTCGGTGACCGCGTGCTCATGTACCAGGGCGTGACCTTGGGTGGTACCGGTAAGGAGCGGGGAAAGCGCCACCCCACCATTGGCAGCAATGTCACCCTGGGCGCGGGGGCCAAGATCCTGGGCGCTATCGCGATTGGCGACAGCACGGTCATCGGTGCCGGGTCGGTGGTGCTCAAGTCGGTTCCGGCCAACGCGACCGCGGTGGGAGTTCCGGCGCGGGTGGTGGTGCAGAACGGCAAGCGGGTGGCGGAGCCGTCGCTGGAGCACGGCGCGGTGCCCGACCCCTGTGACAAGTGCATGGAGCGGATAGACTCGCACTTGGGGGCGCTGCGCGATCGCGTCCGCTCCCTGGAGCAGGAGATCGAGAGGCTCAAGCGGGAGCGTCAGGCGCTGCCCGCCTCGCCTCCCCAAGCGTAGCCGGCGCATCCGGCACCGGCCGCCATGATGGGGACGGCGCGCAACCGTCGGTGGAGGCTCAGTTGGGACTGGTCATCTACAACACTCTCACGCGCCGGAAAGAGCCCTTCGTCCCGCGCGAACCGGGCCGCGTTCGCATGTACGTGTGCGGGCCGACGGTGTACGGCTACATCCACGTCGGCAACGCGCGCACCTTCGTCAGCTTCGACATCATCCGCCGATACCTGGAGTTCGCCGGCTATGACGTCGAGATGGTGCGCAACATCACCGATGTCGATGATAAGATCATCAAGGCCGCCAGCGAGCAAGGCGTGTCCGCGGATGACATCGCCCGGCGCTATACCCAAGCCTACTTCGAGGACATGGATTCCCTGGGGGTGCGCCACGCCGGCCACGAGCCGCGCGCCACCGAGTACCTGCAAGCCATGATCCGCATCGTATCCACCTTGATCGAGCGCGGATTCGCCTACGTCGTGGATGGTGACGTGTACTACGAGGTGCGCAAGTTCGAGGGCTACGGCAGGCTATCCGGGCGCAACCCGGATGACCTGCTGGCCGGCGCGCGGGTGGAGGTGGACGAGCGCAAGCGCGACCCGCTCGACTTCGGCCTGTGGAAGTCAGCCAAGCCCGGCGAGCCGTCGTGGGACAGCCCGTGGGGGAAAGGCCGCCCGGGGTGGCACATCGAGTGCACCGCCATGTCCACGACGCTGCTGGGCGAAGAGCTGGATATTCACGGCGGGGCCGCGGATCTGATCTTCCCGCATCACGAGAACGAGATCGCGCAGTCCGAGGCGGTCACCGGGCATTCGCCTTTTGTCCGCTATTGGATGCACGGGGGAATGCTCACGCTCGAACGCAGGAAGATGTCCAAGTCGCTGGCCAACTTCTTCACGGTGCGAGAGGTGCTTGCGCACTATCCGCCACCGGTGCTGCGGTTCCTTTTTCTGTCCGCCCATTACCGTCAGCAGCTCGAGTTCACCGATGGAGCGTTGGATCAAGCCCGCAGCGCGCTCGAGCGCCTCGAGATCGGCCGCGCCCACCTGGAACGCATGATCGCCCGCGCCGACAGCGGCGAGCAGGGCGCGCAGCCCCTGCTGGAATTGGAGCAGACCGCGGACGTGGCCAGGCGCGAGTTCGCGGGCGCGATGGACGATGACTTCAACACGCCGCGGGCGCTGGCCGCGCTCTTTGACCTGGTTGCTCACGTCCATCGCCTCGCCGACGAGCGCACCGCTCCGACGCGCGCGCACGGCCCGTCGTTCGCCAAGGCGCTGGCGGCGCTGCGAGAGCTCGCTGAGGCCCTGGGTCTGACTCTCGACGCCGAGCACAGGGAGGGGGAGGGCCTGGCGGACGAACTCATGCACCTGCTGGTGAGCTTGCGCGAGCGGGCGCGGGCAGCGGGCGACTTCGCCCTGGCGGACGAGATCCGCAGCCGATTGTCCGCCCTCGGCGTCAGCCTGGAGGATCGTGTTGATGGAACCACTTGGCGCAAAGCATCATGACATGGCACCCGCAGACGGCGCCCCGCGCGTAGTGCGCCGCGCTCGGCGACCGCGGGGGCTGGCTATCCTCGTCACCGTCTTGCTAGTGACCGGCATTGGGCTCGCGGGGATGACGGCTGACCGCGGCCAGATCTACCCCAACATCTTCGTCGCCGGCGCCGCAGTTGGCGGACTGCGCGATGAGGACAAGTTGAACGACAAGATTTTCAACGCGGTCACCCCTCCCGCGAAGATCCCGGCAACGGTCGTGGTCGCAGACCGAAGATTCACCTGCACGGTAGCGGACACCGGCGTATCGCCCAACATTCAGGGGGCGGTGCAGCAGGCCTACGCCATCGGCAGGACCGGCTCGCCCCTGCGCCAGTTTGCCGCTCGCATCCACGCACAGTGGCGGCGCACCGATATCGCTGTTCCCATGGAGGCCGACCCGGAGCAGGTCGCGCTGTTCGCCGCGCAGTGTGCCAAGCGTTTCGACCGTGCCGCAGTAAGCGCGCAGACCGAGCTTGACGGCCATGCGGTGCGCGTCACCCCGGGGAGACCGGGCGTGGTGGTCGAAACCGGGCAGGCGCTGGAGGCGATCCGGGACTGGGCGCGCGAGGGGTGTCGTGGCCCCCTGCGCCTGCCAGCGCATTTCGTGGGTCCGGCGGTGACCGCCGACAAGTTCAACGGCATAGATACCGTGCTCGTCACCGTCGTCACGACGGTGGCCGGCAGCTCCCGCAACCGGCGTCACAACATCGCCCTCGCGGCCGCGGCCGTGGACGGTTACCTGCTGGCGCCGGGCGCGGTCTTCTCCTACGACGAAGTGGTGGGGCCGCGCACCGAGAACCAGGGATACCGCACCGCCCCGGTTATTGTCGCCGGGAAACTGGTGCCCGGCACCGGCGGGGGCGCGTGCCAGGTGAGTTCCACCCTCTACCAGGTGGCGCTGCGGGCGGGACTTGCTACCGTCAAGCGCAGCCACCACTCCCATCCCGTGCCGTACACGCCCGCGGGGCTCGACGCGACCGTGGTGCAGGGCGTCATGGATCTCAAGTTC
Coding sequences within:
- a CDS encoding VanW family protein encodes the protein MEPLGAKHHDMAPADGAPRVVRRARRPRGLAILVTVLLVTGIGLAGMTADRGQIYPNIFVAGAAVGGLRDEDKLNDKIFNAVTPPAKIPATVVVADRRFTCTVADTGVSPNIQGAVQQAYAIGRTGSPLRQFAARIHAQWRRTDIAVPMEADPEQVALFAAQCAKRFDRAAVSAQTELDGHAVRVTPGRPGVVVETGQALEAIRDWAREGCRGPLRLPAHFVGPAVTADKFNGIDTVLVTVVTTVAGSSRNRRHNIALAAAAVDGYLLAPGAVFSYDEVVGPRTENQGYRTAPVIVAGKLVPGTGGGACQVSSTLYQVALRAGLATVKRSHHSHPVPYTPAGLDATVVQGVMDLKFRNSLQHPVVLWARVEGGRLICRALGHGPPPRVELVRRVQQVEPPAARTIEDSTLAVGERKIEIPARPGLRVRLIRTITGDGGNVTDVTSSYYAAQRGVIRAGPSAPEQPPAPAASAAPGNAPEVNADGDRGGTQAEPPRSLANAGGDRKIRA
- a CDS encoding glycosyltransferase family 2 protein, with translation MACVDVIIPNRNGRAVLPGCLAALEAQTYRGFSTLVVDDASTDDCIARVRCDFPAVGILQLPRGLGFAGAVNSGIRATRAPYVALLNSDAEPAPDWLAELVPAIEQHPEVGWCASKMLFPNGLINSAGQVFLPRGHAADIGFGEPERPEFAQPRYVFGACAGAALYRRRMLQAVGLFDDDFFMLAEDVDLSFRAQLAGWRCLYVPGATVIHRHAATRRALGSLNEFYSVRNSLYCDLKNLPTSLWLKYMTSFLRYQWSAAFEWTARGRWRAWAAAHWSLLADLRTVLRKRAQVQDGAAISAGQLERSFWPQPLEPRRR
- the cysE gene encoding serine O-acetyltransferase, whose amino-acid sequence is MFSEIRADLTAALARDPAARSRIEVLLCYAGVRAILMHRVAHWVWNHRLHFLARCLSEFARFLNAIEIHPAARIGREVFIDHGTGVVIGETAEVGDRVLMYQGVTLGGTGKERGKRHPTIGSNVTLGAGAKILGAIAIGDSTVIGAGSVVLKSVPANATAVGVPARVVVQNGKRVAEPSLEHGAVPDPCDKCMERIDSHLGALRDRVRSLEQEIERLKRERQALPASPPQA
- the cysS gene encoding cysteine--tRNA ligase gives rise to the protein MGLVIYNTLTRRKEPFVPREPGRVRMYVCGPTVYGYIHVGNARTFVSFDIIRRYLEFAGYDVEMVRNITDVDDKIIKAASEQGVSADDIARRYTQAYFEDMDSLGVRHAGHEPRATEYLQAMIRIVSTLIERGFAYVVDGDVYYEVRKFEGYGRLSGRNPDDLLAGARVEVDERKRDPLDFGLWKSAKPGEPSWDSPWGKGRPGWHIECTAMSTTLLGEELDIHGGAADLIFPHHENEIAQSEAVTGHSPFVRYWMHGGMLTLERRKMSKSLANFFTVREVLAHYPPPVLRFLFLSAHYRQQLEFTDGALDQARSALERLEIGRAHLERMIARADSGEQGAQPLLELEQTADVARREFAGAMDDDFNTPRALAALFDLVAHVHRLADERTAPTRAHGPSFAKALAALRELAEALGLTLDAEHREGEGLADELMHLLVSLRERARAAGDFALADEIRSRLSALGVSLEDRVDGTTWRKAS